A single window of Microbispora hainanensis DNA harbors:
- a CDS encoding amidohydrolase family protein yields MTTLADAGLIDIHTHYRPPGWRVPGGERPRPVAGFPKKLLEDLPGLARESIDGGVDLRALSAPVEQLFGLNGPVETAAVNTVNEYLAEAVRERPDVFLGLATVDAFSGEAGAEQTRYAIEELGLHGIVLDSSRDDRFLSSSEAFPTLELAAALGVPVFVHPVAAPQAEALVKAAGRPGNSIGRGLQNGASFLSALHADLPARLPDLHLVFTALGSGALYFATDELAAYRRKSADGAPANIYFDTTRLNPWLIRYYAEVIGVDRIIVGSDWPGRPISAELVGDALDAAGLDAAAQERIRAGNARRLFELRAAKSVAAV; encoded by the coding sequence ATGACCACCCTTGCCGATGCCGGGCTCATCGACATTCACACGCACTACCGCCCGCCGGGCTGGCGGGTGCCCGGCGGCGAGCGTCCGCGCCCGGTCGCCGGGTTCCCCAAAAAGCTCCTGGAGGACCTCCCGGGGCTGGCCCGGGAGAGCATAGACGGCGGCGTCGACCTGCGCGCCCTCAGCGCACCCGTCGAGCAGCTGTTCGGCCTGAACGGCCCGGTCGAGACGGCCGCGGTCAACACGGTGAACGAGTACCTGGCCGAGGCCGTCCGGGAACGGCCCGACGTGTTCCTCGGTCTCGCCACGGTCGACGCGTTCTCCGGCGAGGCCGGGGCGGAACAGACCCGCTACGCGATCGAAGAGCTCGGCCTGCACGGCATCGTGCTCGACTCCTCACGCGACGACCGGTTCCTCAGCTCCTCCGAGGCGTTCCCAACCCTGGAGCTGGCCGCCGCTCTCGGCGTCCCGGTCTTCGTTCACCCTGTGGCCGCGCCGCAGGCGGAGGCACTCGTGAAGGCCGCCGGGCGCCCCGGCAACTCGATCGGGCGCGGACTGCAGAACGGCGCCAGTTTCCTGTCGGCGCTCCACGCCGACCTGCCGGCCCGGCTGCCAGACCTGCACCTGGTGTTCACCGCTCTCGGCAGCGGCGCGCTGTACTTCGCCACCGATGAGCTGGCGGCGTATCGGCGGAAGTCCGCGGACGGCGCCCCCGCGAACATCTATTTCGACACCACACGGTTGAACCCGTGGCTCATCCGCTACTACGCCGAAGTCATCGGCGTCGATCGGATCATCGTCGGCAGCGACTGGCCGGGCCGCCCGATCTCCGCCGAACTGGTCGGCGACGCCCTCGACGCCGCCGGACTCGACGCGGCCGCACAGGAGCGGATCCGGGCCGGCAATGCCCGCCGGCTCTTCGAACTGCGCGCTGCGAAGAGCGTCGCCGCCGTCTGA